The genomic stretch CAATGTCTACGATAACTGCGTCGAGAATTCCCATATAAGCTTCTTTCATCGTTTCCACATCTTGCATTGGAATTAACTTTTGCTCCATCCAATTGCTAAATAAATTAGTAAATTCATGTTCCATTTGTAGCACATTCTCGGTAATATCTGCTTGGACCACTTCATACAAATGCTTCGGCGGATAAAACCCGTAACGCAACCAAAATTGATAGGCCTCGTCCGTATCGTATAATTCCTTCACACCAAAAAGTAAACTAGACAAAACAAGATCTGGTCTGGATAAATCACTATCCCGAAGTTTTGCCCGGTAGTAATCTATTTCTGTTGATTTCGCGTCCTTCATAATGGATAAAAACAAATCATCTTTATCTTTAAAATGAGAATAGATGGATTGTTTCTTCAGCCCCACAACCCCTGCAATATCAGCAAGCGATGTTCCTTCAAAACCGTTATTAGCAAAAAGTGTCAGTGCAGCTTGTTTGATTTCTTCTTTTCTCATCATTCCACTCCTCTCGCAAAAACTGACGACCGTTCGTAAGTCATTCTCTCACGAAAAAATTTCTTTGTCAACAAAAAAATCCACTCTAATAAAAGAGTGGATTCATGGATTTATTTTTCTTCTAAAAACTCGCTAATCAATTCGTATGTCTCATCGGTCGCTTCTGAGTTAGTTGTCATGAAGCCATGTGGAACTTTTTCAAAGCGTTTGGCAAATACTTCTACGCCGGCGTCTTTTAATTTCTTCGCATATGCTTCCCCTTGATCTCTAAGTGGATCAAATTCAGCAGTCGCAATAAATGTTTTTGGTAGTCCGACTAAATCTTTGCTACGTATTGGTGCAACGAGTGGATCGTATTTACGATCGCTTGCATTCGCAATATATAATTTAAAGAATTTATCTAATGATTCTTTCGTAAGCACATAGCCTTCTGCAAATTCATCCATTGAAGGATAAAGAACAGACGCATCACGACTGAAAATATCTGTCGCTGGATAAAGTAAAATTTGAGCAGTGATATTTGGTTTACCTTTTGATTTAGCAATTTGAGTCACAACGGTTGCTAAGTTTCCTCCTACGCTATCTCCTGCAACGATAATGTCTGAGGATTTAGCTCGCAAGCTAGTACGATGATTTTGAACCCATAGTAGCGCGGCATAGGCATCTTCCACTGCTGCTGGGAATGGATTTTCTGGAGCAAGTCGGTAATCAACAGTAACAACGCGAGCGCCTGTTGTTTGAACAAGTTTTCTGGCAATCGCGTCATGCGTTTGCAGTCCGCCTAGAACAAATCCGCCACCATGATAGTAAACGATAATTTCAAAAGGTCCGTCTTCTTGCGGCGTATAAATTCTAATTGGAATTTTGCCAGCCGGGCCATCAATTTTTTTATTTTCAACATCGCCAATTTCGATATCTTTTGCTGAAGGTAATGCTTTTGTCGCTAGTCTCATATATTTATATCGCGAATCTACGTCGGATAATGGTGAAGTGTTTTTCACAAATTTCTGTGAAGCTTCATCTAAATTCTCCAGTACCTCGGGATTATATTCTTTTTTCCCAACCGCTTTTTTGTAAATAAAGAAAACGATTAATAATGGAAGTAGAATGATCCCAGCAAAACCGATAGCGATCCATTTTATTGTATTTTTCACATTCGCTCAACTCCTTCAATATAACTTCATTAACAAGTATAGCAGTTTTATGAACAGGAACCAATTTATTACTATTTGAAATGATTATTTTTATTTAAAAATGTATTTTTAAGCATAATTATGAATAATCCAAAATAAAAAGGTTGATATATAAAAGCATCAGTGTTAATATAAATACAAATGTTTGTATATTTATGAATAGGGGATGTTTACAATGGCGAAAGAAAAAATCGTATTAGCTTACTCAGGTGGGTTAGATACTTCTGTGGCAATTCAGTGGTTAGTAGAATCAGGTTATGAAGTTATTGCATGTTGCTTAGATGTTGGTGAAGGCAAAAATTTGGATTTTATTAAAGAAAAAGCCATTACTGTTGGAGCAAGTGAATCCTACACGATTGATGCAAAAGAAGAATTCGCGGAGGATTTTGCGTTAATTGCCCTTCAAGCCCACGCATATTATGAAGGAAAATATCCGCTTATTTCCGCTTTAAGTCGTCCGTTAATTGCGAAAAAATTAGTAGAAGTAGCTCGTCAAGAAGGTGCCTCTGCTATCGCTCATGGTTGTACTGGTAA from Listeria monocytogenes ATCC 19117 encodes the following:
- the fepR gene encoding efflux pump transcriptional regulator FepR; translated protein: MRKEEIKQAALTLFANNGFEGTSLADIAGVVGLKKQSIYSHFKDKDDLFLSIMKDAKSTEIDYYRAKLRDSDLSRPDLVLSSLLFGVKELYDTDEAYQFWLRYGFYPPKHLYEVVQADITENVLQMEHEFTNLFSNWMEQKLIPMQDVETMKEAYMGILDAVIVDIVYVNDPERTEKKITALWQIFWRGITLKALN
- a CDS encoding alpha/beta hydrolase, giving the protein MKNTIKWIAIGFAGIILLPLLIVFFIYKKAVGKKEYNPEVLENLDEASQKFVKNTSPLSDVDSRYKYMRLATKALPSAKDIEIGDVENKKIDGPAGKIPIRIYTPQEDGPFEIIVYYHGGGFVLGGLQTHDAIARKLVQTTGARVVTVDYRLAPENPFPAAVEDAYAALLWVQNHRTSLRAKSSDIIVAGDSVGGNLATVVTQIAKSKGKPNITAQILLYPATDIFSRDASVLYPSMDEFAEGYVLTKESLDKFFKLYIANASDRKYDPLVAPIRSKDLVGLPKTFIATAEFDPLRDQGEAYAKKLKDAGVEVFAKRFEKVPHGFMTTNSEATDETYELISEFLEEK